In Pseudomonas sp. ADAK18, a single window of DNA contains:
- a CDS encoding LysR substrate-binding domain-containing protein produces MNLESKWLEDFSALAATRSFSQAAERRFVTQPAFSRRIRSLEAALGLTLVNRSRTPVELTAAGQLFLVTARTVVEQLGEVLRHLHHLEGGQGEVMQVAAAHSLALGFFPRWIAQLRNEGLNIATRLVATNVGDAVHALREGGCDLMLAFYDPDAAMQMDPEIFPSLHLGNTEMLPVCAADADGKPLFDLEGEGSVPLLAYSAGAFLGRSVNLLLRQRALRFTTVYETAMADSLKSMALEGLGIAWVPQLSVRAELGRGELVVCGGPQWHVPLEIRLYRCALVRKANVRLLWRKLEGGAAQNT; encoded by the coding sequence ATGAACCTTGAAAGCAAATGGCTGGAAGACTTTAGCGCCCTGGCTGCCACCCGCAGCTTCTCCCAGGCGGCGGAGCGGCGCTTCGTCACCCAGCCAGCGTTCAGCCGCAGGATCCGCAGCCTTGAGGCCGCACTGGGGCTGACGCTGGTCAACCGCTCGCGTACGCCGGTTGAACTGACGGCGGCGGGGCAGCTGTTTCTGGTCACCGCCCGCACGGTGGTCGAGCAACTCGGTGAAGTGCTGCGCCACTTGCATCACTTGGAAGGCGGGCAGGGCGAAGTGATGCAAGTGGCGGCCGCGCACTCCCTGGCATTGGGGTTTTTCCCGCGCTGGATCGCCCAGTTGCGTAACGAAGGCCTGAACATCGCCACGCGGCTGGTCGCCACCAACGTCGGTGACGCCGTGCATGCACTGCGTGAGGGCGGTTGTGACCTGATGTTGGCGTTCTATGACCCGGATGCCGCGATGCAGATGGACCCGGAGATCTTCCCGTCGCTGCACCTGGGCAATACCGAAATGCTCCCAGTGTGCGCCGCTGATGCGGACGGCAAGCCGTTGTTCGACCTGGAAGGCGAGGGTAGCGTGCCGCTATTGGCCTATAGCGCCGGGGCTTTCCTTGGGCGTTCGGTGAACCTGCTGTTGCGTCAGCGTGCGCTGCGGTTCACCACGGTTTACGAAACGGCGATGGCCGACAGCCTGAAAAGCATGGCCCTGGAAGGCTTGGGGATTGCCTGGGTGCCGCAGTTGAGCGTGCGTGCCGAATTGGGCCGAGGTGAGCTGGTGGTGTGCGGTGGTCCGCAATGGCATGTGCCGTTGGAAATTCGACTGTACCGCTGCGCGTTGGTGCGCAAGGCGAATGTGCGGTTGTTATGGCGCAAGTTGGAAGGCGGTGCGGCGCAAAATACCTGA
- a CDS encoding 5-(carboxyamino)imidazole ribonucleotide synthase, with translation MKIGVIGGGQLGRMLALAGTPLGMNFAFLDPAPDACAAALGEHLRADYSDPDHLRQLADEVDLVTFEFESVPAETVAFLSQFVPVYPSAEALRIARDRWFEKSMFKDLGIPTPAFADIQSQTDLDAAVAAIGLPAVLKTRTLGYDGKGQKVLRTAADVVGTFAELGSVACLLEGFVPFTGEVSLIAVRARDGETRFYPLVHNTHDSGILKLSVASTDHPLQALAEDYSSRVLKQLDYVGVMAFEFFEVDGGLKANEIAPRVHNSGHWTTEGAECSQFENHLRAVAGLPLGSTAKVGESAMLNFIGVVPPVEKVLAIDDCHLHHYGKAFKVGRKVGHANLRCADRATLEQQILKVEALIAEQ, from the coding sequence ATGAAAATCGGTGTAATCGGTGGCGGCCAGTTGGGCCGTATGCTGGCCCTGGCGGGCACCCCGCTGGGGATGAACTTCGCTTTCCTGGATCCGGCGCCGGACGCCTGTGCTGCGGCGCTGGGTGAACACCTGCGAGCTGACTACAGCGACCCGGATCACCTGCGCCAACTGGCCGATGAAGTCGACCTGGTGACGTTCGAGTTCGAAAGCGTCCCGGCCGAAACCGTGGCCTTTCTGTCGCAGTTCGTCCCGGTGTACCCGAGCGCCGAAGCCCTGCGTATTGCTCGCGACCGCTGGTTCGAAAAAAGCATGTTCAAGGATCTGGGCATTCCAACGCCCGCGTTCGCCGACATCCAGTCCCAGACGGACCTGGACGCTGCAGTCGCGGCCATCGGCCTGCCGGCTGTGTTGAAGACCCGCACGTTGGGTTATGACGGCAAGGGCCAGAAAGTCCTGCGTACCGCCGCCGATGTGGTCGGTACTTTCGCCGAGCTGGGCAGCGTCGCTTGCCTGCTGGAAGGTTTCGTGCCGTTCACCGGTGAAGTTTCGCTGATCGCCGTACGCGCTCGTGATGGCGAAACCCGTTTCTACCCGTTGGTGCACAACACCCACGACAGCGGCATCCTCAAGCTATCCGTAGCCAGCACCGACCACCCGCTGCAAGCCCTGGCCGAAGATTATTCCAGCCGGGTGTTGAAGCAGCTGGATTACGTCGGCGTGATGGCGTTCGAATTCTTTGAAGTCGACGGTGGCCTCAAGGCCAACGAAATCGCCCCACGCGTGCACAACTCCGGGCACTGGACCACCGAAGGCGCCGAGTGCAGCCAGTTCGAAAACCACCTGCGGGCGGTAGCGGGCTTGCCGTTGGGGTCGACGGCCAAGGTCGGCGAGAGCGCGATGCTCAACTTCATCGGTGTCGTCCCTCCGGTGGAAAAGGTCCTCGCTATCGATGACTGCCACCTGCACCACTACGGCAAGGCGTTCAAGGTCGGGCGCAAAGTCGGCCATGCCAACCTGCGCTGTGCTGATCGCGCGACGTTGGAACAACAGATCCTCAAGGTCGAAGCGCTGATCGCTGAACAATAA
- a CDS encoding asparaginase — translation MSPANNVMVLYTGGTIGMQASANGLAPASGFEARMSDFLASQPHIKVPAWRFREMSPLIDSANMTPTYWQRLRIAVIEAVDAGCDAVLILHGTDTLAYSAAAMSFQLLGLPAPVLFTGSMLPAGVPDSDAWENVSGALVALGEGLAPDVQLYFHGELMAPTRCAKIRSFGRHPFAALQRNGGVAKADSVPAALNYRHDKVLANVGVLPLVPGITAAQLDGLINSGIQALVLECFGSGTGPSDNPAFLASLKRAQELGIVVVAITQCHEGGVELDVYEAGSRLRGVGVLSGGGMTREAAFGKLNALIGAGLATQEIRRLVELDLCGELN, via the coding sequence ATGTCCCCAGCTAACAACGTCATGGTGCTCTACACCGGTGGCACCATCGGCATGCAGGCCAGCGCTAATGGCCTGGCGCCTGCTTCGGGTTTTGAAGCGCGCATGAGCGACTTCCTCGCCAGCCAACCCCACATCAAAGTCCCTGCCTGGCGCTTCCGGGAAATGTCCCCGCTGATCGACAGCGCCAACATGACCCCCACCTACTGGCAGCGTTTGCGCATTGCCGTGATCGAAGCGGTGGATGCCGGCTGCGACGCCGTACTGATCCTGCACGGCACCGATACCCTGGCCTACAGCGCGGCGGCTATGAGTTTCCAACTGCTGGGCCTGCCGGCGCCGGTGCTGTTCACCGGCTCCATGCTGCCGGCCGGCGTGCCCGATAGCGATGCCTGGGAAAACGTCAGTGGTGCACTCGTGGCGCTGGGCGAAGGCTTGGCGCCGGATGTGCAACTGTATTTCCATGGCGAGCTGATGGCGCCGACCCGCTGCGCGAAGATTCGCAGTTTTGGCCGCCATCCGTTTGCCGCGTTGCAGCGCAATGGCGGCGTGGCCAAGGCTGACTCGGTGCCTGCGGCGCTGAATTATCGTCATGACAAAGTGCTCGCCAACGTCGGCGTACTGCCGCTGGTACCGGGCATCACCGCCGCGCAACTCGACGGACTGATCAACAGCGGCATTCAGGCACTGGTGCTGGAATGCTTCGGCAGCGGTACCGGGCCGAGCGATAACCCGGCGTTTCTCGCCAGCCTCAAGCGGGCTCAAGAGCTGGGCATCGTGGTCGTGGCAATCACCCAATGCCATGAAGGCGGCGTGGAGCTGGACGTGTATGAAGCCGGCAGCCGCTTGCGGGGTGTTGGCGTGTTGTCGGGAGGCGGCATGACCCGCGAAGCAGCGTTCGGCAAACTCAATGCACTGATCGGTGCCGGGCTCGCGACTCAAGAGATTCGCCGACTGGTCGAGCTGGACCTGTGCGGCGAGCTCAACTGA
- a CDS encoding D-hexose-6-phosphate mutarotase, which yields MSTPDVEIVKLDELTCWRIRHEGAELVIAQQGAHLVSYQRAGEKPLIWPNDNAVFKTGKGIRTGVPICWPWFGVFDRNPQSVKAMRHSDTPAGAHGFVRTADWTLEKTTPIAKALQLDFALTVPQGGFPEWPHQVDLKMTVLLDDQLHIRLTSHNRSTDTVTISQALHSYFAVSDVRNVQVEGLDGLEYINTADNWKTAKQSGPLHFTGETDRIYLDTPAQLSIVDSDWQRRIQLTSTGSHSTVIWNPWTERAKAFSDMADDGWQGMLCIETANVLGDVVSLAPGESHTLGVSITGIAL from the coding sequence ATGTCTACGCCTGACGTTGAAATCGTGAAACTGGATGAGCTGACCTGCTGGCGCATCCGCCACGAAGGCGCCGAATTGGTGATCGCCCAACAAGGCGCCCACCTCGTCAGCTACCAGCGTGCCGGCGAAAAGCCGCTGATCTGGCCCAACGACAACGCGGTATTCAAGACAGGCAAAGGCATCCGCACGGGCGTGCCGATATGCTGGCCATGGTTTGGGGTTTTCGACCGTAACCCGCAAAGCGTCAAGGCCATGCGTCACAGTGACACGCCGGCCGGGGCCCACGGTTTCGTGCGCACCGCTGACTGGACGCTGGAGAAAACTACCCCGATTGCCAAGGCCTTGCAGTTGGATTTTGCACTGACGGTACCGCAGGGCGGCTTTCCGGAGTGGCCCCATCAGGTCGACCTGAAGATGACCGTGCTGCTGGATGATCAGTTGCATATCCGCTTGACCAGCCACAACCGCAGTACCGACACCGTGACCATCAGCCAGGCGCTGCACAGCTATTTCGCCGTCAGCGACGTGCGCAATGTGCAGGTCGAAGGGTTGGATGGGCTGGAGTACATCAATACCGCAGACAACTGGAAGACCGCCAAACAGTCAGGCCCTCTGCACTTTACCGGCGAAACCGACCGCATCTACCTCGACACGCCGGCGCAGTTGAGCATTGTCGATAGCGACTGGCAGCGCCGTATCCAGCTCACCAGCACTGGCTCACACTCGACGGTGATCTGGAACCCCTGGACCGAACGGGCCAAGGCCTTCAGCGACATGGCTGACGATGGTTGGCAGGGCATGCTGTGCATCGAGACGGCGAACGTGCTGGGCGATGTGGTGAGCTTGGCACCGGGTGAAAGCCATACCTTGGGTGTGAGCATCACCGGCATCGCCCTGTAA
- a CDS encoding AraC family transcriptional regulator, with amino-acid sequence MLHSHLTTLNAVSLILDTFKTEGVASEVLLAGSGICGADLSRADTCITTNQEMRVCTNAVALRRDIGLELGQRMHVSSYGMLGYALLTSATFGDALRLALRYPALLGTLFELSLEEDGQLIWFTASDYRENPALTEFNVEFCLVSLKVICDDLLGHPLTLLGARFEHSAPDYRARYAERFDCPLQFEATANAFAFDRRWLDQPLPLADAITHRAMAERCRKQNTEFTGRQAWLGRVRLLLTAQLSVAPGIDGLAEQMNCSPRTLRRHLHDLGCSYQELLDELRFERAKQLLGENGLPIYRIAEQLGFSETASFRHAFVRWSGVAPSQFRP; translated from the coding sequence ATGCTTCACTCGCACCTCACCACCCTCAATGCGGTCTCCCTGATACTCGATACCTTCAAGACCGAAGGCGTCGCCAGCGAGGTGTTGCTGGCCGGTAGCGGCATCTGCGGTGCCGACCTGAGCCGTGCCGACACGTGCATCACCACCAATCAGGAAATGCGCGTCTGCACCAATGCCGTGGCCTTGCGCCGGGATATCGGCCTGGAACTGGGCCAACGCATGCATGTGTCGTCCTACGGCATGCTCGGCTATGCGCTGCTGACCAGTGCCACCTTCGGTGACGCTTTGCGCCTGGCCCTGCGCTACCCGGCGCTGTTGGGAACACTTTTTGAGCTGAGCCTGGAAGAAGACGGTCAGCTAATCTGGTTCACCGCCAGCGATTACCGGGAAAACCCGGCGCTGACCGAATTCAATGTCGAGTTCTGCCTGGTCTCGCTGAAAGTCATCTGTGACGATTTACTGGGCCATCCCCTGACATTGCTCGGTGCCCGTTTTGAGCACTCGGCCCCCGACTACCGCGCGCGTTATGCCGAACGTTTCGACTGCCCGCTGCAGTTTGAAGCCACCGCCAATGCCTTCGCCTTCGACCGGCGCTGGCTGGATCAACCCTTGCCGTTGGCCGACGCCATCACCCATCGCGCCATGGCCGAGCGCTGCCGCAAACAGAACACCGAATTCACCGGGCGCCAGGCCTGGCTGGGCCGTGTGCGCCTATTGCTGACGGCGCAATTGAGCGTCGCACCGGGCATCGATGGACTGGCCGAGCAGATGAACTGTTCACCCCGCACCTTGCGCCGGCATCTGCATGACCTGGGTTGCAGCTACCAGGAACTGCTGGACGAACTACGCTTCGAGCGGGCTAAGCAGTTGCTGGGAGAGAATGGACTGCCGATCTATCGTATTGCCGAGCAATTGGGTTTCAGCGAAACCGCGAGCTTCAGGCATGCCTTCGTGCGCTGGAGCGGCGTAGCACCCAGCCAG
- the purE gene encoding 5-(carboxyamino)imidazole ribonucleotide mutase, whose amino-acid sequence MSALVGVIMGSKSDWSTLSHTADMLEKLGIPYEVKVVSAHRTPDLLFQYADEAESRGIEVIIAGAGGAAHLPGMCAAKTHLPVLGVPVQSSMLSGVDSLLSIVQMPAGIPVATLAIGKAGAINAALLSASILGAKHPQFHAALKKFRAEQTDSVLDNPDPRIA is encoded by the coding sequence ATGAGTGCATTGGTTGGCGTGATCATGGGCTCCAAGTCCGATTGGTCCACCCTTAGCCACACCGCCGATATGCTGGAAAAGCTCGGCATTCCGTATGAAGTGAAAGTGGTCTCCGCCCACCGCACGCCGGATTTGCTGTTCCAGTATGCCGATGAAGCAGAATCCCGTGGCATCGAGGTGATCATCGCCGGTGCCGGTGGTGCGGCGCACCTGCCGGGCATGTGTGCGGCCAAGACCCACCTGCCGGTACTCGGTGTGCCGGTGCAGTCGTCGATGCTCTCGGGCGTGGATTCGCTGTTGTCCATCGTGCAGATGCCCGCCGGTATTCCGGTGGCAACCCTGGCGATTGGCAAGGCCGGTGCGATCAACGCAGCCTTGTTGTCTGCCAGCATCCTGGGCGCCAAGCACCCGCAGTTCCACGCGGCGCTGAAAAAATTCCGTGCCGAGCAGACAGACAGCGTCCTGGACAATCCAGACCCACGCATCGCCTGA
- the aspA gene encoding aspartate ammonia-lyase has protein sequence MSSAASFRTEKDLLGVLEVPAQAYYGIQTLRAVNNFRLSGVPISHYPKLVVGLAMVKQAAADANRELGQLSEAKHAAISEACARLIRGDFHEEFVVDMIQGGAGTSTNMNANEVIANIALEAMGHNKGEYQYLHPNNDVNMAQSTNDAYPTAIRLGLLLGHDALLASLDSLIQAFAAKGVEFSHVLKMGRTQLQDAVPMTLGQEFRAFATTLGEDLARLKTLAPELLTEVNLGGTAIGTGINADPRYQALAVSRLATISGQPLVPAADLIEATSDMGAFVLFSGMLKRTAVKLSKICNDLRLLSSGPRTGINEINLPARQPGSSIMPGKVNPVIPEAVNQVAFQIIGNDLALTIAAEGGQLQLNVMEPLIAYKIFDSIRLLQRAMDMLREHCIVGITANEARCRELVEHSIGLVTALNPYIGYENATRIARIALESGRGVLELVREEGLLDDAMLDDILRPENMIAPRLVPLKA, from the coding sequence ATGTCCTCCGCTGCATCATTCCGCACAGAAAAAGACCTGCTTGGCGTACTCGAAGTACCCGCTCAAGCGTATTACGGCATCCAGACCCTGCGAGCGGTGAATAACTTCCGCCTCTCGGGCGTTCCGATTTCGCATTACCCGAAATTGGTGGTCGGCCTGGCAATGGTCAAACAAGCCGCCGCTGACGCCAACCGCGAGTTGGGCCAGCTCAGCGAAGCCAAGCACGCTGCCATCAGCGAAGCCTGTGCCCGTCTGATCCGCGGCGATTTCCACGAAGAGTTCGTGGTGGACATGATTCAAGGCGGCGCTGGCACTTCAACCAACATGAATGCCAACGAAGTCATCGCCAACATCGCGTTGGAGGCCATGGGCCACAACAAGGGCGAATACCAGTACCTGCACCCGAACAACGACGTGAACATGGCGCAGTCGACCAACGATGCCTACCCGACTGCGATCCGCCTGGGTCTGCTGCTGGGCCACGACGCACTGTTGGCCAGCCTCGACAGCCTGATCCAGGCGTTCGCCGCCAAAGGCGTCGAGTTCAGCCACGTCCTGAAAATGGGCCGTACCCAGCTGCAAGACGCCGTGCCGATGACCCTCGGCCAGGAATTCCGCGCCTTCGCCACCACCCTGGGTGAAGACCTGGCTCGCCTGAAGACCCTGGCGCCGGAGCTGCTGACTGAAGTCAACCTGGGTGGCACCGCCATCGGTACCGGCATCAACGCCGACCCGCGTTACCAGGCCCTGGCCGTTTCGCGCCTGGCCACCATCAGCGGTCAGCCGCTGGTACCGGCAGCCGACCTGATCGAAGCCACCTCCGACATGGGCGCCTTCGTGCTGTTCTCCGGCATGCTCAAGCGTACCGCGGTGAAGCTGTCGAAGATCTGCAACGACCTGCGCCTGCTGTCCAGCGGCCCACGCACCGGCATCAACGAGATCAACCTGCCGGCTCGCCAGCCAGGCAGCTCGATCATGCCCGGCAAGGTCAACCCGGTGATCCCGGAAGCGGTTAACCAGGTCGCGTTCCAAATCATCGGTAACGATTTGGCACTGACCATTGCTGCCGAAGGCGGCCAATTGCAACTGAACGTGATGGAGCCGCTGATCGCCTACAAGATCTTCGACTCGATCCGCCTGCTGCAACGCGCCATGGACATGCTGCGCGAGCACTGCATCGTCGGCATTACCGCCAACGAAGCCCGCTGCCGCGAGTTGGTGGAGCATTCCATCGGCCTGGTCACCGCGCTGAACCCGTACATCGGCTATGAAAACGCCACCCGTATCGCCCGTATCGCCCTTGAAAGCGGCCGCGGCGTGCTGGAACTGGTGCGCGAAGAAGGCTTGCTCGACGACGCCATGCTCGACGACATCCTGCGCCCGGAAAACATGATTGCCCCGCGTCTGGTGCCTTTGAAGGCCTAA
- a CDS encoding DUF3299 domain-containing protein — MRRLLLTLLLLGTGLAHAGELPETDWLELMPKSDQKALEQMPEIDHNSPEAQGTFTAKGGLKQSKGLPAVMYSTKTVAAMNGKNIRIGGYPVPLETDAKGRSTLFFLVPYPGACIHVPPPPPNQLVLVRYPKGLKLDDIYTPLWVTGTLKVETVNNDLADAAYALDAGKVRAVKESDL; from the coding sequence ATGCGCCGTCTCTTGTTGACTCTCCTCCTGCTGGGCACTGGCCTGGCCCATGCCGGCGAACTGCCGGAAACCGATTGGCTTGAATTGATGCCCAAGTCGGACCAGAAAGCCCTCGAGCAAATGCCGGAAATCGACCACAACTCCCCGGAAGCCCAAGGCACCTTTACTGCAAAGGGTGGTTTGAAGCAGAGCAAGGGTTTGCCTGCGGTGATGTATTCCACCAAGACTGTGGCGGCCATGAACGGCAAGAACATCCGCATTGGTGGTTATCCGGTGCCATTGGAAACCGACGCCAAGGGCCGCAGCACGCTGTTCTTCCTGGTGCCTTACCCAGGTGCCTGCATCCACGTGCCGCCACCGCCGCCTAACCAGTTGGTGCTGGTGCGTTATCCCAAAGGCTTGAAGCTGGATGACATCTACACACCGCTGTGGGTGACGGGAACGTTGAAGGTGGAGACGGTCAACAATGACCTGGCTGACGCGGCGTATGCGCTGGATGCGGGGAAAGTGCGGGCGGTCAAAGAGTCGGATCTCTAA
- a CDS encoding sodium:alanine symporter family protein → MLEVINDFLSGKVLIVLIVGLGGYFTIRSRFVQLRHFFHMFAVFRDSLKSSAGQLSSFQALMLSLAGRVGAGNIAGVGIAVTLGGPGAVFWMWVTALVGMSSSFIECSLGQLYKRTDAEGTYRGGPAYYIQHGLHKRWLGMVMAFLLLVTFGFAFNGLQAHAVTHSLNNAFGLDTTYTGLALAVLLGLVFIGGIKRIASIADLLVPVKTLVYIAVTLYVIVLQFDHVPAMLMTIVKSAFGLDQAFGGLVGSAIIMGVKRGVFANEAGLGSAPNVAAVASVEHPIAQGVVQAFSVFLDTFIICTCTALLILLSGFYTPGFEGDGIALTQNSLAAVVGEWGRMFISVALALFVFTSIMYNYYLGESNLRFIVGDNRKVLMGYRALVLVLIFWGSIENLGTVFAFADITMTMLAFVNLFALAFLFKIAMRILNDYDNQRAAGIKTPVFDSSQFPDLDLDRNAWPANPAKPEPAAKATAELNAQAQR, encoded by the coding sequence ATGCTAGAAGTCATCAACGACTTCCTCTCAGGGAAAGTATTGATCGTGCTCATTGTCGGGCTCGGTGGTTACTTCACGATCCGCTCGCGTTTCGTTCAGCTGCGCCACTTTTTCCACATGTTTGCGGTGTTCCGCGACAGCCTGAAAAGCAGCGCCGGTCAGCTCAGTTCGTTCCAGGCGCTGATGCTCAGCCTCGCCGGGCGTGTGGGTGCCGGTAACATTGCCGGTGTCGGCATTGCCGTGACCTTGGGTGGCCCGGGCGCCGTGTTCTGGATGTGGGTGACCGCACTGGTGGGCATGTCCTCGAGCTTTATCGAGTGCTCCCTCGGCCAACTCTACAAACGCACCGACGCTGAAGGTACATACCGTGGCGGCCCGGCCTATTACATCCAGCACGGCCTGCACAAACGCTGGCTGGGTATGGTGATGGCGTTCCTGCTGCTGGTGACTTTCGGCTTCGCCTTCAACGGCCTGCAAGCCCATGCCGTGACCCACTCGCTGAATAACGCCTTTGGCCTGGACACCACCTACACCGGCCTGGCCCTGGCGGTATTGCTGGGCCTAGTGTTTATCGGCGGGATCAAGCGTATCGCTTCGATCGCCGACCTGCTGGTGCCGGTCAAGACCCTGGTCTACATCGCCGTGACCCTGTACGTGATCGTGCTGCAATTCGACCACGTACCGGCCATGCTGATGACCATCGTCAAGAGCGCCTTCGGCCTCGACCAAGCTTTCGGTGGCCTGGTGGGCAGCGCCATTATCATGGGTGTGAAACGCGGCGTATTCGCCAACGAAGCCGGCCTGGGCAGTGCGCCTAACGTGGCAGCCGTGGCTTCGGTGGAACACCCGATCGCCCAAGGTGTGGTGCAAGCGTTCAGCGTGTTCCTCGACACGTTCATCATCTGCACCTGCACCGCGTTGCTGATCCTGCTCTCGGGTTTCTACACTCCAGGCTTTGAGGGCGACGGTATCGCACTGACCCAGAACTCCCTGGCGGCAGTTGTCGGTGAGTGGGGGCGGATGTTCATCTCGGTCGCCCTGGCGTTGTTCGTGTTCACCTCGATCATGTACAACTACTACCTCGGCGAGAGCAACCTGCGCTTCATTGTGGGCGACAACCGCAAGGTGTTGATGGGCTACCGCGCGCTGGTGCTGGTGCTGATCTTCTGGGGTTCCATCGAGAACCTCGGCACCGTGTTCGCCTTCGCCGACATCACCATGACCATGCTCGCGTTCGTCAACCTGTTCGCCCTGGCGTTCCTGTTCAAGATCGCCATGCGCATCCTGAATGACTACGACAACCAGCGCGCTGCGGGCATCAAGACCCCAGTGTTCGATTCCAGCCAGTTCCCTGACCTGGACCTGGACCGTAACGCCTGGCCCGCCAATCCGGCGAAGCCAGAACCCGCTGCCAAGGCAACGGCTGAACTGAACGCTCAAGCGCAACGCTAA
- a CDS encoding GlsB/YeaQ/YmgE family stress response membrane protein, which produces MGIIGTIFIGLIVGLLARFLKPGDDSMGWIMTILLGIAGSLAATYGGQALGIYQAGQGAGFIGALVGAVILLVIYSLLKKK; this is translated from the coding sequence ATGGGTATTATTGGAACCATCTTTATCGGCTTGATCGTCGGCCTGCTGGCGCGTTTCCTGAAGCCAGGTGACGACAGCATGGGTTGGATCATGACCATCCTGCTGGGTATTGCCGGCTCTTTGGCCGCCACCTACGGCGGTCAGGCACTGGGTATCTACCAGGCAGGCCAGGGTGCAGGTTTTATCGGTGCGCTGGTGGGTGCCGTGATTCTGCTGGTGATCTACAGTCTGCTGAAAAAGAAGTAA